The genomic stretch TCGGCGTCATCGGCAGCTCGCTGATTCTCACGCCGAGCGGCGCCAGCGCATCGCTCACCGCATTGGCGATGACCGCGGGCACCGTCATCGAGCTGGACTCGCCCAGGCCCTTGGAGCCGAGCGGCGTCAGCGGCGAGGGGGAGACGACGTGGGCGATCTCGATCACCGGCGCCTCGCTGGCCGTGGGCACCAGGTAGTCCATGAAGGTGGCGGTGAGGAGCTGGCCGTGGTCGTCGTAGCGGAGCTCTTCGTAGAGCGCGCCGCCCAACCCGTGGAGGGCCCCGCCGTAGATCTGCCCCTCGGCGATCATGGGGTTGATGATGGTGCCGGCGTCGTGGACGGTGACGTACTTGAGAATCTCGATCGCCGCCGTCTCGGGATCGACCTCCACGGCCATCACCTCGGCGATAAAGCCGTAGGTGTTGGAGGAGTTCACGCGATCCTCCGCGTCGACCGCCTTGGAAACGCTGAAGCCGAAGACCGCCGTGGCCTGGAGCCCCGGCTCCATGCCCTCGGGCAGCGATTCCGTGTGCCAGTGGGCGCGCCCGGCCAGGTCCTTGATGGAGTACGAAGGCCCCTGGCCGCTCTTCACGCGCACGGCGCCGTCGCGGAACTCGACCTGGTCGGGTTGGACGTCCATCAGGTGCGCCGCGTACTCCAGGAGCTTGGCCTTGAGCTTGCGCGCGGCCAGCGCCACGGCGCTGGTGCCGACGGAGCCGAACCGGCTCGAGTAGGTGCCCGAGGAGATCGACCACACGCGCGTGAACGTGTCCATCTCGTCCACGACGGTGATGTCCTCCGGCCGCAGGCCCAGCTCGTCGGCGACGATCTGGGTGACGATGGTCTGGTGCCCCTGGCCCTGCGGCGTCGTGCCCAGGATCGCGATGGCGCGCCCCAGCGGGTCGATCTTGATCGTGGCCGAGTCCACCGCCCCGGACTTGGGCAGGTACTCGGGCTTGGCGCGAAACTGCGGATCGAGCGCGGTCGCTACGTAGCCCATGTTCGAGACCGAGGGATCGACGGCCAGCGCCAGGCCAATCCCAAAATAGCGGCCGGCGGCGCGCCGCTTGGCTTGTTCCTTCCGCAGCTCCTCGTACTTCGCCATCTCCAGCGCCTTGGCCAGGGCGGCGGGGTAATCGCCGCTGTCGTAGAGGCCACCGGTCGGCGTCCGGTAGGGGAACTGCTCCCGCCGGAGGAGATTGCGCCGTCGGACCTCGGCGGGATCGAGGCCCAGCTTCTCGGCCAGCAGGTCCATCATCCGCTCGGTCTCGAAGTAGAGGTGCCCGCAGGCGTAGCCGCGGTTGGGCCCGGTGAGGCTCTTGTTGGTCATCACCACCGACGCATCGACTTCGAGATCCTGGAATCGGTAGGGACCGACGAAATTACCCGTGGGGCGGAAACTGCAGCCGGGCTCCGGACTGCGGATGTAGCCGCCGACATTGTCGAACCACTTGAAGCGCATGCCCAGGACCGTGCCGTCCTGGCGGGCGGCCACCTCGCGATAGGCGATGCGGTCGGTGCCGCTGGAGGAGGCCAGCAGGTGCTCGCGGCGGTCCTCGATCCACTTCACGGGAACACCCGTCTTCATCGCGCTGAGCCCGATCAGCGCGATGTAGGGGTAGATGCTCGTCTTGATGCCGAAGGAGCCACCGATGTCCGACGGCACGATGAAGCGCAGCCGGTTCTCCGGCAGCCCCAGCACGCGGGCCGTCAGGGGGTGCATGATGAACGGCCCCATGAAGTTGGACCACACCGTCAGCACGCCGTCGAGCGGGTCCCAGCGGGCGATGATGCCGTAGGTCTCGATCGGCGTCGAGCCGTACTTGGGGAACTTGAAGCGCTCGGCGATGACCACGTCCGCCTCCGCGAAGGCGCGATCGGGATCGCCGTAGACCAGTCGCCGGTGGCCCGCCAGGTTGGAGCCGACGGCCTCGTGCAGCAGGGGCGCGTCGGGATCGAGGGCGCGCTCGGGGTCGAGCACGACGGGCAGTGGCTCGTACCGGACGACGACCGCCTCCGCCGCGTCCTCGGCCAGGTAACGGTCGCGGGCGACGACCACGGCCACCGGCTCCCCCGCGAACCGCGCCCGGTCGGTGGCGGCGCAGTAGTAGTGGACGGGCGCGGTGACGCCGACCGAAAAGGGCTTGGTGGCCCTGGCCACGTCCTCGCCGGTGACCACGCCCGCCACGCCCTCCCTGGCCCGCGCCGCGGCCACGTCGTAGCCGAGAATCCGCGCGTGGGCGTGGGGCGAGCGGACGATCGCCGCGTGATAGAGGTTGGCGACGGGCGGGTGGTCGTCGATGAACGTCCCGCGTCCCGTCAGCAGGCGCGCGTCCTCGACGCGCTTCATGGAGCGGCCGACCCAGCGCTGGGAGCTCATGCGGTAACGTCCGAGGCTAGACAGCGCCGCGCGGGTTGTCAAGCCGCCGCGTCGCCTCAAAATTATGGTTACCGGAGAAAGGGGGTCCGCCGCAGAAGTACGGTTACCGACCGAAAGGGGGGTAACCGTGACCCGAGCGAGCATCCGGGAGTACCTGGGCGCCCAGCGGTGCCGGTACCAGGTGTTACCGCGCACCGAGCGGAGCGCACTTCTGGACGAGATCGTCGCCGTCACCGGCTATCACCGCAAAGCCGTGAGCCGACGGTTAGCGAACGCGCCACGCCGGCGGACGGGACGGCGCGCGGTCGGCCGCCCGCGGCAGTATGGCCCGGCGGTCGCGACGGCGGCCCGCGTGCTGTGGGAAGCGGCCGGGCAGATGGGGGCCAAGCGCCTACAGCCATTCGTGCCGGAACTGCCGGCGCGGCTCACCGCCTGCGGCGAATTACAGCTGCCCACTGAGGCACTACCCACGCAAGTAGCGTGATGACAAGCGGCCCTCGGGGATGCTAATGTCGGCCCCCCACTGGGAGCGGGGCCCGTGAGACGACCTCCCCTCGCGCTCGTCTTCGTCGCGGTCCTCATGATCGCGCTCGGCGAGACCGCCGGCGCCGTCATGTCGCAGCTGCGCCCGCAGACCGAGCGCTACGCCCGGGCGCGGGTGAAGGCCAATGCCCCCGCCCACGGGTTGGTGGGGGCGGCGGAGTACGACGCCGAGGTGACATCGCGCGCCGTCTTCACGGCCGAGGCCGGGCTGTCGTTCCTGCACACGCACGCCGAAGGGCTCGGCCCCGTGATCCTGCTGGCCGGCACCCTGGCCGCGACCACCGTTCCCTGGCGGCGAATGCGCGCCCTCCTCTACGCGCTCTTCACACTGGGCGCTCTGTTCCCGCTCGGCTACCTCGTCTACGCCGTGGCCGTGCTGGAGGCGGGACGCGACGCGGGCACGGCGCTGGCCGAGCAGTACGTGCTGACGCCGCTCGGGAGCGCCGTCATCCTGGCGCTGGTCGGGCTCGTCATAGTGCTGGGGCGCCGGCACTCGCGCGCGGCATGACGGAGGCCCGGGGCGAGTCATGGCTCGTGCCGCCCGTTCCCGTGCTCCTGATCGCGGTCCTCATCATCGCCTGCGCGGAGGTGGGCGGGGCCTCGATGGTCAGGTTCAAGCTGGAGCTCGCCCGCGGGGCGCGGGGGGCGATGCTGGCGCGCCCCGACACGCACGGGTTGGTCGGCGTCCGGGACGTCGACGAGCAGATCCTGGACGAGGCGCTGGTGAAGTTCGACGCGGGGCTCCGCCTGTTTCACCTGCACGCCGAGGGCATGGGCACGATCATCATCGTCACCACGATGGTGGCCACGACGCTGGTCCGAGGCGGCGCGCTCCGGCGGGCGATCGTCCTGCTGATCACGGTGGGAGGAGCGGGCTATCCCTTGGGCTACCTGCTCTGGAGCGCGCTCATCCCTTTCTACGGCATCGAGCGCGGCAAGACGCTGGCCGAGTGGATCGTATGGATCCCGTTCGGGGGCGCCGCGATCGTGGCCCTGTGGATGCTCACCGGCGTCCTGGCGCTGAGGTTGGTGCGGCGATGACGTTCGGCCTGGCCGTGGCCCTGCTGGCGGCGCTGGTGGCGCTGGTGGCGCCGGCGGCGGCGCATCACGTGGGGACCTGGACGCCCCGCGACAACGAGATCTCCACGAACTTCAAGCAGCTCAAGTTCTCGCTGCAGGCGCGCAAGTTCGACGTGGCCCGGCGGCTCTACGAGACGGGAGCCCTGCGCCGGGAGCTACGCGCCCAGGCCGCCGCGCTGCCGCCCGGCCTCGACGCGGCGATCCGGGCGGCCCTCCAGGCCGGCAATCCGGCCGCGGCCGAGCGCGGGCTCATGGTGTTCTTCGTCGCCCTGATCCGCGATCTGGCCCTGGAGGCCGACCGCCAGCTCGCCGAGGCCGGCGCCCCCCTGGAGGTTCGCGCGGCCACCGGCCGGAAGTTCCTGGAGGCCATCTGGCGCTACTACAACCTCGTCGATTTCGCCGTCACCCAGCACGACGCCAAGGCGGCGACGGCGATCCGCCTGGCCTTCGAGGATGCCGAGGAGTCGGTGAAGAGGGCCCCGCCCAATCCCGACACGATGCGCGCCCCCCTCAAGCAAATCGCCCGGCTCTGCTCGGGCGTGATCGAAGCGTCGTCAACGTCAGCAAGGAGGGACTCATGAGAGTCAAATCGCTGCTCGCACTCACCCTGGCGGTGGCCGTGCTCGGCGGGACGAGGGCTCTGGTCCCGGCCGAGGGGCCGAAGGTGGTCAAGATCGGCGACCTGGGCTCCAAGGTCGGCGTCTTCGAGGGCTACGGCAAGTACCAGTCGATGGCCATCCAGCTGGCGGTGGAGGAGCTGAACGCCCGGGGCGGTGTCCTCGGCCACAAGATCGAGGTCATCGTGGAGGACGACGACACCAAGCCGGCGCCGTCGGTGCGCAAGGCCGAGAAGCTGATCCTCCAGGACGACGTGAAGCTGCTGGTGGGCGCCGTTTCCAGCGGCGCCACCATGGCGGTGATGGACGTCACCAAGAAGCACAAGGTGATCCACTGGAACGCGGTGTCGTGCGCGGAGTTCATGCGCACGACCAAGTTCCACAAGTACTACTTCTCCAACCAGCCCGACTCGCGGATGCAGGCCAACGGCCTGGCCAAGTACATCCTCGCCAAGATGGGCAAGCGCGTCTACATCTTCTACACCGACTACGCCATGGGGCAATCGGACGGCCGCCAGTTCAAGACGGCCATCGAGAAGCTCGGGGGCGAGGTGGTCGGCGTGGCGGGGGCGCCGCTGGACACCAAGGACTTCAGCCCGTGGTTCGGCGACATCAACGCCAAGAGTCCGGAGGTCATTTTCCTGGCCTTCGCCGGCACCGACTCGCTGCGCCTCATGACCCAGCTCCACTCCTTCGGCATGACCAAGAAGTACAGGCTGGCGGGCATCGACTGCTTCCTGCTGCAACAAGATTTGCCGGCCATCGCCGAGCCCATGGAGGGTTTCGTCCAGCTCGCCCACTTCTCGGCCTACAACCCGGACAAGAACATGCAGGCGTTCAACGCCAAGTTCAAAAGGAAGTTCGGCGTCGACGCCAACATCATGGCCG from Candidatus Methylomirabilota bacterium encodes the following:
- a CDS encoding xanthine dehydrogenase family protein molybdopterin-binding subunit, producing the protein MSSQRWVGRSMKRVEDARLLTGRGTFIDDHPPVANLYHAAIVRSPHAHARILGYDVAAARAREGVAGVVTGEDVARATKPFSVGVTAPVHYYCAATDRARFAGEPVAVVVARDRYLAEDAAEAVVVRYEPLPVVLDPERALDPDAPLLHEAVGSNLAGHRRLVYGDPDRAFAEADVVIAERFKFPKYGSTPIETYGIIARWDPLDGVLTVWSNFMGPFIMHPLTARVLGLPENRLRFIVPSDIGGSFGIKTSIYPYIALIGLSAMKTGVPVKWIEDRREHLLASSSGTDRIAYREVAARQDGTVLGMRFKWFDNVGGYIRSPEPGCSFRPTGNFVGPYRFQDLEVDASVVMTNKSLTGPNRGYACGHLYFETERMMDLLAEKLGLDPAEVRRRNLLRREQFPYRTPTGGLYDSGDYPAALAKALEMAKYEELRKEQAKRRAAGRYFGIGLALAVDPSVSNMGYVATALDPQFRAKPEYLPKSGAVDSATIKIDPLGRAIAILGTTPQGQGHQTIVTQIVADELGLRPEDITVVDEMDTFTRVWSISSGTYSSRFGSVGTSAVALAARKLKAKLLEYAAHLMDVQPDQVEFRDGAVRVKSGQGPSYSIKDLAGRAHWHTESLPEGMEPGLQATAVFGFSVSKAVDAEDRVNSSNTYGFIAEVMAVEVDPETAAIEILKYVTVHDAGTIINPMIAEGQIYGGALHGLGGALYEELRYDDHGQLLTATFMDYLVPTASEAPVIEIAHVVSPSPLTPLGSKGLGESSSMTVPAVIANAVSDALAPLGVRISELPMTPTRLWELIQEARAKQKI
- a CDS encoding ABC transporter substrate-binding protein, producing MRVKSLLALTLAVAVLGGTRALVPAEGPKVVKIGDLGSKVGVFEGYGKYQSMAIQLAVEELNARGGVLGHKIEVIVEDDDTKPAPSVRKAEKLILQDDVKLLVGAVSSGATMAVMDVTKKHKVIHWNAVSCAEFMRTTKFHKYYFSNQPDSRMQANGLAKYILAKMGKRVYIFYTDYAMGQSDGRQFKTAIEKLGGEVVGVAGAPLDTKDFSPWFGDINAKSPEVIFLAFAGTDSLRLMTQLHSFGMTKKYRLAGIDCFLLQQDLPAIAEPMEGFVQLAHFSAYNPDKNMQAFNAKFKRKFGVDANIMAGAYDGLMFWATAVEKVKSFDADKVAAALEGMCLEGTHVGRQCIRKEDHQVVMDMHLYQVKGGKNIPIAVVAGPDTIGSPMVGRDPVEGFTWEIKKKN